One part of the Canis lupus dingo isolate Sandy chromosome 14, ASM325472v2, whole genome shotgun sequence genome encodes these proteins:
- the LOC112675136 gene encoding olfactory receptor 2H1-like — protein MLVVQLSLKIHSQNLTYNYVPTLMPKALGITNNSFQVGFILLGFSEWPHLEMILFWIVIILYTMIILSNSTIILLSYVDPHLYTPMYFFLSNLSFLDLCFTTTAVPQMLYNLWGPDKSITYTGCVIQLSVLLCLGATEGVMLVVMAFDRYVAICQPLHYTIIMHHQFCWKLVLIAWMSGLMESVTQSPITFQLPLYTHHHLDDFICEVPAFIRLACGNTSAIEWQMTISADLFTIVPMGLILTSYGYIAQALGKIQSKDGRQKAIATCSSHLTVVLMFYGTVAMVYTDPKNDFASNYGKLFTFFYTLVTPLLNPLIYTLRNKEVKDALQRLLKKWMCKWKK, from the coding sequence ATGCTTGTAGTacagctttctttaaaaattcattcacaaAATCTTACTTACAATTATGTCCCCACCCTAATGCCAAAAGCACTAGGAATTACAAACAACAGTTTCCAAGTTGGCTTTATACTTCTGGGCTTCTCTGAATGGCCCCATCTAGAAATGATTCTCTTCTGGATTGTGATCATCTTGTACACCATGATCATCCTCTCCAACTCAACCATTATCTTGCTCTCTTATGTGGACCCTCATCTCtacacccccatgtacttctttcttagcaatctttctttcttggatCTCTGCTTCACTACAACTGCTGTGCCCCAGATGTTGTACAATTTGTGGGGGCCAGACAAGAGCATCACCTACACAGGCTGTGTCATCCAACTCTCTGTGTTGCTCTGTCTTGGTGCCACAGAAGGTGTCATGTTGGTGGTGATGGCATTTGACCGCTATGTAGCTATTTGTCAGCCCCTGCACTATACAATCATCATGCATCATCAGTTCTGTTGGAAGCTGGTGCTCATAGCCTGGATGTCTGGATTGATGGAATCTGTGACCCAATCCCCCATCACATTCCAACTTCCTTTATACACCCACCACCATTTGGATGATTTTATTTGTGAAGTTCCTGCTTTCATACGCCTGGCATGTGGAAATACCTCTGCCATTGAATGGCAAATGACCATCTCTGCTGACCTTTTCACCATTGTGCCAATGGGGTTAATCCTGACTTCTTATGGCTACATAGCTCAAGCCTTAGGTAAAATCCAATCCAAGGATGGAAGGCAGAAGGCCATTGCCACCTGTTCTTCTCATCTCACTGTGGTCCTCATGTTTTATGGGACAGTGGCCATGGTTTATACAGACCCTAAGAATGACTTTGCTTCAAATTATGGCAAGTTATTCACTTTCTTCTACACTTTAGTCACACCATTGTTGAACCCTCTCATCTATACCCTAAGGAACAAAGAAGTGAAGGATGCTCTGCAAAGACTCCTGAAGAAGTGGATGTGTAAATGGAAAAAGTAG